A genome region from Babesia bigemina genome assembly Bbig001, chromosome : I includes the following:
- a CDS encoding dnaJ C terminal region domain containing protein, putative has translation MAIFRVLTPQKRGSARGFYTCLAHIATRSAAYVRDALVTGGSFGEHRTSCAARASAPSSRHTRGLHTSAFRRNKDPYSVLGVSRNASTDEIKRKFRELAKKYHPDLNPSPDAKQKMAEISSAYELLSDPQKRKIYDQTGMNSSDGGYDPSAGFSGFGDSSFMFTDFAEMFSRMAGAHGAGNAFTGSTRGDDIQTEISITFMEAVKGCSKNINIPARVACGDCKGLGRQPGTSIEVCKICNGTGKRRRHGFDLFVTGVQRMERGPIIIGVPCRTCSGTGQVIAHPCRACGGTGDRAQTKSVNVTIPAGVRQGMQMRIPNQGHVGMRGGKSGHLFVNINIQPHHIFKWIDDDIHVHLPISLKQCLLGGNVVVPTLDGYTDLTIAPNCQPFFIKTLKNKGPPKVDSRNNGNLVVHLELRLPDTLTARQKELVEEFEKETSSDPRSSRNTNENAHEEDKTRWWKRVVGAKTH, from the exons ATGGCAATCTTTCGTGTGCTAACGCCGCAGAAGCGTGGTAGCGCCCGTGGATTCTACACCTGCTTGGCTCATATAGCGACACGATCGGCGGCATACGTCAGAGATGCGCTTGTAACGGGCGGCAGTTTCGGCGAGCACAGAACAAGTTGCGCAGCGCGGGCCTCGGCGCCGTCAAGCCGCCACACCAGAGGCCTACATACTTCTGCATTTAGGCGTAACAAGGACCCCTACTCCGTGCTCGGAGTAAGCCGAAACGCTTCCACAGACGAGATCAAACGGAAGTTTCGGGAGCTGGCGAAGAAATACCACCCGGACCTCAACCCTTCGCCGGATGCGAAGCAGAAGATGGCGGAGATATCGAG CGCATACGAACTACTCTCTGATCCCCAGAAACGCAAGATTTACGACCAGACTGGCATGAACTCGAGCGACGGTGGATACGACCCATCTG CGGGATTCAGCGGCTTCGGCGACTCATCTTTCATGTTCACTGACTTCGCGGAGATGTTCTCGCGCATGGCAGGAGCTCATGGCGCCGGTAACGCATTCACGGGGAGCACCCGTGGCGACGACATCCAG ACCGAGATAAGCATTACGTTCATGGAAGCAGTCAAGGGGTGTTCTAAG AACATCAACATCCCTGCCAGGGTGGCTTGTGGCGATTGCAAGGGGCTAGGTCGGCAACCGGGAACAAGCATAGAGGTGTGCAAAATATGCAACGGGACGGGTAAGCGCCGTCGTCACGGATTTGACTTATTTGTAACAGGAGTACAACGCATGGAACGCGgccccatcatcatcggTGTTCCGTGCAGGACGTGTAGCGGCACGGGCCAGGTCATCGCACATCCTTGCCGCGCCTGCGGGGGAACGGGCGACAGGGCGCAGACGAAGTCCGTGAACGTCACCATACCCGCTGGAGTCAGGCAGGGAATGCAAATGCGTATACCCAACCAAGGGCACGTTGGGATGCGCGGCGGGAAGAGCGGTCACCTGTTCGTGAACATCAACATCCAACCGCACCATATTTTCAAGTGGATCGATGACGACATTCACGTCCACTTGCCCATATCGCTCAAGCAGTGCCTGCTCGGGGGGAACGTGGTGGTGCCCACGCTCGACGGATACACCGACCTCACCATCGCCCCCAACTGCCAGCCCTTCTTCATCAAGACGCTCAAGAACAAGGGCCCGCCCAAGGTAGATAGCCGTAACAACGGTAACTTGGTCGTGCACCTCGAGCTCAGGCTCCCGGACACACTCACCGCTCGGCAGAAGGAGCTGGTCGAGGAGTTCGAGAAGGAAACTTCCAGTGACCCGCGCTCGTCCCGCAACACCAACGAAAACGCACACGAAGAAGACAAAACCCGCTGGTGGAAGCGCGTTGTCGGCGCAAAAACCCACTAA
- a CDS encoding 3'-5' exonuclease domain containing protein, putative, giving the protein MCRCGAGESKAAATLYVTVAAHAGARLAASCPVVDRDGALHQPQPSELKQAAFNGRIVVVDDRNVSRYVEPASDLLSSRCVGFDLEYVPDYYASALRDRSARTRPAVIQIASNDICLVYLVYKIGHLPESISSVLRDPAVLKVSHGAPSDMRLLYRHFGVQSQNFVDLQQVCQEMRLRPCSLKNVVEHVLGLRLTKKHQCSNWEAASLSQEQIQYAATDAWVTLEAFLRIKPRSVQKLLVNDHGDVEFVDSKASDGKTSRTA; this is encoded by the exons ATGTGCCGCTGTGGTGCGGGGGAAAGTAAAGCGGCGGCGACGCTCTATGTTACGGTGGCTGCTCACGCTGGCGCTCG CCTAGCGGCGTCGTGCCCAGTGGTAGACCGCGACGGTGCGCTTCACCAACCCCAGCCTTCTGAGCTCAAGCAGGCCGCGTTCAATGGCAGGATAGTTGTAGTGGACGACCGCAATGTCAGCCGATACGTGGAGCCCGCGTCGGACCTTCTGAGCTCCC GCTGCGTGGGATTCGACCTGGAATACGTGCCGGACTATTACGCCTCTGCGCTGCGGGATAGGAGCGCCAGAACGCGTCCTGCGGTGATCCAGATCGCCAGCAATGACATTTGCCTGGTGTACCTTGTCTACAAGATCGGCCACTTGCCGGAGTCCATTTCGTCTGTTTTGCGGGATCCGGCGGTTCTAAAG GTTTCGCACGGCGCGCCGTCTGACATGCGCCTGCTGTACCGTCATTTCGGGGTGCAAAGCCAGAACTTCGTCGACCTGCAGCAGGTGTGCCAAGAGATGAGGCTGCGCCCCTGCAGCCTCAAAAACGTAGTCGAACACGTGCTGGGTTTGCGGCTGACCAAAAAACATCAGTGCTCGAACTGGGAGGCAGCGTCTCTTTCCCAGGAGCAGATCCAGTACGCCGCAACAGATGCGTGGGTGACGCTCGAGGCGTTCTTGCGCATAAAACCGCGGTCGGTGCAGAAGCTGCTAGTGAACGACCACGGAGACGTGGAATTCGTCGATTCCAAGGCTTCTGATGGCAAAACTAGCCGGACCGCTTGA
- a CDS encoding LSM domain containing protein, putative, protein MDVIRVNLDEHVYLKCKGGREIVGKLNAYDEHCNVLLSDAKETITTVDVDAATKKGVTKVTTRESETVFVRGDSLILLSHARDA, encoded by the exons ATGGACGTCATCCGCGTAAATCTGGACGAACACGTGTACCTCAAGTGCAAGGGCGGCCGCGAGATCGTCGGAAAGCTCAAC GCATACGACGAACACTGTAACGTGCTTCTTTCTGACGCGAAGGAGACTATAACCACAGTTGATGTCGATGCAGCCACCAAGAAGGGCGTTACTAAG GTGACCACACGCGAGAGCGAAACCGTGTTCGTCAGAGGCGACTCGCTCATTCTGCTGTCGCATGCGCGTGACGCGTGA
- a CDS encoding long-chain acyl-CoA synthetase, putative has translation MTSDRYLGMVDFVSFEAGLTKPLQNLQYARVLEQSSQPDESDVYCGIPRGGLSSTGAPFPERFQTSFDVLREAAEEHPDYDHLGAREKIVNEKGEVTFGEYKWTSLSYSVTTAMVIGTALLNETGLIVDTTVNDKFLKRAKFLGIWATNCPYWLLTDYACIAYGLVSVPLYETLGDEALLKIFEETALETICIDPPKLVTIQRLRDKLPSLKKVILFEKLSPEEERLVKSLRLKAYLMDDLIEKYREVPMAPPKRKSTHVATIIYTSGTSGIPKGAIHTNRSLTALPHRIFTSCNRLRILHGYTTISYLPLSHVYERFVEHYTPTNRGRIGYFSGNIRNVQDDMKALKPDVFVGVPRVFNKMLDRIKSTIDAKPSWQKRLINWVVGKKKEKMVKQPEKPGQFIYDIVINKIREEFGGKLHIMVLGSAAMCEEDIKELQGYLACPISEGWGTTEVGVCFVQDFRDPTKGTIGGPIGDVMFKLKSIPSMEYNARADPPRGELLVKGSGFMLGYLKRPEETAEALDEDGWYHTGDVVELLPTKGLKILDRARNFFKLSQGEYITPERLEGLYSTAPLVEQVFIYGESIRDHIVGIVVVNVDAVRTWAKNNGKPEEVMTSLLKDKALIEDIRQSFAKIAENQKLNGLEKLTKFMLTDQPFTVENEMLTPTFKTVRKKVRSAYEKEINALYGDNA, from the exons ATGACGTCGGATCGCTACCTCGGTATGGTGGACTTCGTGTCCTTCGAGGCCGGACTTACGAAGCCGTTGCAGAATCTGCAGTATGCTCGCGTGTTGGAACAAAGTTCACAGCCAG ACGAAAGCGACGTTTACTGCGGTATTCCGAGGGGTGGTCTCAGCAGCACTGGCGCTCCCTTCCCTGAGCGTTTTCAGACCAG CTTCGATGTGCTTCGCGAGGCTGCCGAAGAGCATCCCGATTACGACCACCTCGGTGCCCGTGAGAAGATTGTCAATGAGAAAGGCGAGGTCACCTTCGGTGAGTACAAGTGGACGTCCCTGAGCTAC AGCGTTACGACGGCGATGGTCATCGGTACCGCTCTGCTGAATGAGACGGGGCTCATTGTCGACACTACGGTGAACGACAAGTTTTTGAAGAGGGCCAAGTTCCTCGGCATTTGGGCCACCAACTGCCCCTACTGGCTGTTGACTGACTACGCGTGCATTGCATATGGTTTGGTTAGTGTTCCCCTGTACGAGACGTTGGGTGACGAAGCGCTTCTGAAAATTTTTGAGGAGACGGCCTTGGAAACAATTTGCATAGACCCGCCCAAATTGGTGACTATACAGCGGCTCAGAGACAAGTTGCCGAGTTTGAAGAAGGTTATTCTCTTCGAAAAATTGAGTCCCGAGGAGGAGCGCCTCGTGAAATCCCTCCGCCTTAAAGCGTACCTGATGGACGATCTCATCGAGAAATACCGGGAAGTCCCAATGGCCCCGCCGAAGCGCAAGAGCACCCATGTGGCTACCATCATTTACACATCCGGGACTAGTGGCATTCCCAAAGGAGCGATTCACACAAACCGTTCACTCACCGCTCTGCCGCACCGCATCTTCACCAGCTGCAACCGCCTGCGCATCCTCCACGGATATACCACGATCAGCTACCTGCCCCTGTCACACGTTTACGAACGCTTCGTTGAGCACTACACACCGACCAACAGGGGCCGTATTGGTTACTTCTCGGGCAATATCCGCAACGTGCAGGACGACATGAAGGCGCTGAAGCCCGATGTGTTTGTGGGCGTGCCGCGTGTGTTCAACAAGATGCTTGACCGTATCAAGAGCACCATCGATGCTAAGCCGTCGTGGCAGAAGAGGTTGATAAACTGGGTGGTGGGCAAGAAGAAGGAAAAGATGGTCAAGCAGCCTGAGAAGCCAGGTCAATTCATTTACGACATAGTGATCAACAAGATCAGGGAGGAGTTCGGAGGCAAACTACACATCATGGTACTCGGTTCGGCTGCCATGTGCGAGGAGGACatcaaggagctgcaggGCTACCTGGCCTGCCCCATCTCCGAGGGCTGGGGCACTACTGAGGTGGGCGTTTGTTTCGTCCAGGACTTCCGCGACCCAACCAAGGGGACCATCGGAGGGCCAATTGGTGACGTGATGTTTAAGCTAAAGTCCATCCCGAGCATGGAATACAATGCTCGCGCCGACCCGCCTCGTGGCGAGCTGTTGGTAAAGGGCAGCGGTTTTATGTTGGGCTACCTGAAGAGACCCGAGGAAACTGCCGAGGCGTTGGATGAAGACGGCTGGTACCACACCGGTGACGTGGTGGAGTTGCTGCCCACCAAGGGTCTTAAGATCCTGGACCGTGCACGCAACTTCTTCAAGCTTAGCCAAGGTGAATACATCACGCCCGAGAGACTGGAGGGCCTGTACTCTACTGCCCCGttggtggagcaggtcttcATCTATGGTGAGTCCATTCGTGACCACATCGTGGGTATAGTTGTGGTCAATGTTGACGCCGTGAGGACGTGGGCTAAAAACAACGGCAAGCCCGAAGAAGTCATGACGTCGCTCCTCAAAGACAAAGCTCTCATTGAGGACATTCGCCAGTCTTTCGCTAAAATTGCAGAAAACCAAAAGCTTAacggcctcgagaaattAACCAAGTTCATGCTTACCGACCAGCCCTTCACCGTAGAGAACGAGATGTTGACCCCTACATTCAAGACTGTCCGCAAGAAGGTACGAAGCGCATATGAAAAGGAAATTAACGCTCTGTACGGCGATAACGCGTAA
- a CDS encoding MCM2/3/5 family protein, putative → MPGESSARADSAVYNSQTQRRQHTHSQGMTAGDVDISHEEDAANIQDANISTVFDFFLRSYVAEGEQAYDEDLEEFDDSLSDDEDTTGTYCLNGDTSKPLFYMKRIFTLVSRMSHFSEVLVVHLDHVLNWRPPQNEASLNLNMQLYKYLVKHFLRVQDALEDKLQGIVDSIAQSLNRESKKLFLQFLHSPSVIHPLKEVRCHMIGELIAIRGQVTRTSDVRPELIRGTFKCKACGNTIENVRQNFKYTVPVKCTSNNCLNMRDWELVMEQSLFCDWQKVRIQEMAQESDTSAMPRSIDVILRHRSVDRLNAGDRVIISGTLIVLPDVPTLLKPGEMPRKVNKQSMRRFESYLISQGLTGIKGVGVKDLNHKLSFLATQVRRVNDFKSTAGDVIDTTSDVQVRADDILNLSNFDWIRRVARGHNTVERLASCIAPKIWGHSEIKKGILLMMVGGVHKSSSNTKLRGDINVCLVGDPSTAKSQFLKFVESFAPRAIYTSGKGSTAAGLTAAVHRDPDSGEFVLEAGALMYADLGICCIDEFDKMNDRDRVAIHEAMEQQTISIAKAGIQATLNARASVLAVCNPRYGRYDTSKSFASNVNLPPPLLSRFDLLYTMQDEADEMVDAKIAWHITGLHGPGVYKSSDLIEDHAEIEHQESPFDQEFNPPLTLDELKLYIELAKRIKPLMQDAAKHKLAQYYVGLRNGDAQSTKRSLRMTVRQLESLIRLSEAIARLKFSDFVEESHVEEAYNIFKSSLLRLSNKDLVVLDEERARTDDVDDGDEEWTTSTRRRHGAETGADEPSATAHADLMKISMSEYEAISAVLLDHVSENQLMENEIASNELVEWYIQNVVVPRTPEDADAWNLRLQRVVHRLLYVDKKLLARRVQTDIPNVFRLRVHPNYYSSAHVWRRDTMAEEQDVASVDEDDHSAAVASDVDDVEVIEPTEETL, encoded by the exons ATGCCGGGGGAAAGTTCGGCACGCGCCGACAGCGCTGTGTACAACAGCCAAACGCAGAGGCGGCAGCATACGCATAGCCAGGGCATGACGGCCGGCGATGTGGACATATCTCATGAAGAAGACGCCGCCAACATCCAGGATGCGAACATCTCGACGGTGTTCGATTTCTTCCTGCGCTCGTACGTCGCCGAGGGCGAGCAGGCCTACGACGAGGACCTCGAAGAGTTCGACGACTCCTTgtccgacgacgaggacacCACTGGAACGTACTGCCTGAATGGAGACACGAGCAAGCCGCTGTTCTACATGAAACGCATATTCACGCTCGTGTCCCGCATGTCGCATTTTTCCGAGGTCCTAGTTGTTCACCTCGATCATGTGCTCAACTGGCGGCCGCCGCAGAATGAGGCGAGTCTGAATCTGAACATGCAGCTCTACAAGTACCTGGTGAAGCATTTTCTCAGGGTTCAGGATGCATTGGAGGACAAGCTGCAGGGCATCGTGGACTCGATAGCGCAATCGCTGAATCGGGAGTCGAAGAAACTGTTTTTGCAGTTCCTGCATTCCCCGAGCGTCATACACCC GTTGAAGGAAGTCCGGTGCCACATGATTGGCGAGCTCATTGCCATACGGGGACAGGTTACGCGCACGTCCGACGTTCGGCCTGAGTTGATACGTGGCACTTTCAAGTGCAAGGCGTGCGGCAATACAATCGAAAACGTCAGGCAGAACTTCAAGTACACTGTCCCGGTAAAATGCACGTCCAATAACTGTCTCAACATGCGCGACTGGGAACTGGTGATGGAGCAGTCCTTGTTCTGCGACTGGCAGAAGGTGCGTATACAGGAAATGGCCCAGGAATCGGATACTAGCGCCATGCCGCGTTCTATTGATGTGATATTGCGCCACCGCAGTGTCGACAGACTGAATGCaggtgaccgtgtcatcatATCCGGCACGCTTATCGTCCTCCCGGATGTGCCAACACTCCTCAAGCCCGGTGAGATGCCACGAAAGGTCAACAAGCAGTCGATGAGGCGCTTCGAATCCTATCTTATCTCGCAGGGGCTGACGGGTATTAAGGGCGTAGGAGTCAAGGATTTGAACCACAAGCTCTCCTTCCTGGCCACCCAGGTGCGCCGTGTCAACGACTTCAAGTCCACCGCTGGGGACGTCATCGACACGACCAGTGATGTACAGGTGCGTGCCGATGATATTCTGAACCTGTCGAACTTCGACTGGATCCGCCGTGTGGCGCGGGGACACAACACGGTCGAGCGTCTAGCTTCCTGCATAGCCCCTAAAATATGGGGGCATTCAGAGATCAAGAAGGGCATACTGCTCATGATGGTGGGGGGTGTGCACAAGTCCTCGAGTAACACCAAGTTGCGTGGTGATATCAACGTGTGCCTCGTGGGTGACCCCTCCACTGCCAAGAGCCAGTTCCTCAAGTTCGTGGAGAGTTTTGCTCCTCGCGCTATCTACACGTCTGGCAAAGGGTCTACTGCGGCGGGGCTCACTGCGGCTGTGCACCGTGATCCTGACAGCGGTGAATTCGTCCTGGAGGCGGGTGCGCTGATGTACGCCGACCTAGGCATATGCTGCATCGACGAATTTGATAAGATGAACGATCGGGACCGTGTGGCAATACACGAGGCCATGGAACAGCAGACCATTTCAATCGCCAAGGCAGGCATACAGGCGACACTCAACGCTCGAGCGTCCGTACTTGCCGTATGCAACCCGCGTTACGGGCGCTACGACACTAGCAAGTCCTTCGCAAGCAATGTTAACTTGCCTCCGCCGCTGCTCTCGCGTTTCGACCTGCTATACACCATGCAAGACGAGGCAGACGAGATGGTGGATGCCAAAATTGCGTGGCATATCACAGGCCTGCACGGGCCCGGTGTATATAAGAGCAGCGATCTCATCGAAGATCATGCGGAAATCGAACACCAGGAGTCTCCGTTCGACCAGGAATTTAATCCGCCCCTAACTCTGGATGAGCTGAAGCTTTATATCGAATTGGCAAAACGCATTAAGCCGCTGATGCAGGACGCTGCTAAACACAAACTGGCGCAGTATTACGTAGGGCTACGTAACGGAGATGCGCAATCAACCAAGCGCTCGTTGCGCATGACAGTGCGGCAACTGGAATCCCTGATTCGACTAAGTGAGGCAATTGCCAGACTTAAGTTCTCCGACTTCGTTGAGGAATCGCATGTGGAAGAGGCGTACAATATATTCAAATCCTCGCTACTTAGGCTGTCGAACAAGGATCTCGTGGTGCTCGACGAGGAACGTGCTCGTACCGACGATGTGGATGACGGTGACGAAGAATGGACCACGTCAACCCGCCGCAGGCACGGTGCTGAAACGGGCGCCGATGAACCATCTGCCACTGCACACGCTGATCTCATGAAGATCAGCATGAGCGAGTACGAGGCAATCTCAGCAGTTCTCTTGGACCACGTCAGCGAAAATCAGTTGATGGAAAATGAGATCGCTTCCAACGAGCTGGTTGAGTGGTACATCCAGAACGTTGTCGTTCCCCGCACGCCTGAAGACGCAGACGCGTGGAATCTtaggctgcagcgcgtcgTGCACCGTCTATTGTATGTAGACAAGAAACTGTTAGCACGCAGGGTCCAGACCGACATCCCCAACGTCTTCCGATTGCGGGTGCACCCCAACTACTACTCGTCGGCGCACGTATGGCGTAGAGACACCATGGCTGAGGAGCAGGACGTCGCATCGGTCGATGAAGACGATCATTCCGCAGCCGTTGCCTCTGATGTCGATGACGTAGAGGTCATTGAACCGACCGAGGAAACGTTATGA